One Thalassotalea atypica DNA window includes the following coding sequences:
- a CDS encoding FtsX-like permease family protein, producing the protein MSVLIDIKYAIRLLYKSPKFTAMTLAVLIGGLSISLFTFSFFYSVVYKALPIPEGETAMSVSVFKDGQYDLITGNEYANVKDQLTSFSEFGIYINRDIRLSIEQSGKGIDGSYVRAGFFEFSRTQPIIGRTINADDTKIGAEPVTLISYQVWQNELNGDEDVLSKTLILNGQVTSVIGVMPKGYRFPNKEQLWLPLSDDVLNETPKSTDSYYAFGRIKRSVNLAQAELELSQAINRVHQNNIKLYDLPDVDKVAKIMTFQMAQTGGQGTVVFAFLNTVSWLIMLLACINVGNLLLARAVERQKETAIRAALGATTFRLVSQLMWEGIIISIIGGILSLLLVGAALDYTEILLHSWLPSGGSFWWHWGMDSETVMMAVVFTLVTIVLSSLLPAWRSARQDINLALRDGTRGAKSKKAGRISKILVTTQVFLVALLMLIGSISGFIAHKFINLELGDDYTDVITARMTIPENKYSQPEQQTALIQTLMEQVKQHPQVTNVVTNNWIGSMKLTITGLDYGAEEDKPLVDTISVIGETSTVGVNLVAGRQFSRLDKLGSRKTAIISQSMANRYWPGESPLEKDFTITIDDKDEQLYIVGVVTDRMNPSTLFSKLDSADEIYVSGLQFASTFQIFYYHVLPNAKNVEEIFYQAMFKVDRNIELTFQVQPAINNRNKMRESMKLLSNITFGTGFIALLLAMVGIYGLTANAVAQRTHEVGIRRAVGASDRDIIYMFLKQGARQLIIGLGLALVIFALLAYGFHNFTLGLFPVSFYFILAIGVVTALSVVVMFAIFMPTTRAVKMEPSLALRYE; encoded by the coding sequence ATGTCAGTATTAATCGATATTAAGTACGCTATTCGCCTGCTTTACAAATCACCTAAATTTACGGCGATGACCTTAGCAGTGTTAATAGGCGGGTTATCTATTAGCTTATTCACCTTTTCATTTTTCTATTCTGTTGTATACAAAGCCCTACCCATACCTGAAGGTGAAACAGCCATGTCTGTTTCGGTCTTTAAAGATGGCCAATACGATTTAATAACCGGGAATGAATACGCTAATGTAAAAGACCAACTGACTAGTTTTTCTGAGTTTGGTATATACATTAATCGTGATATCAGATTGTCAATCGAGCAGTCAGGCAAAGGTATAGACGGAAGTTATGTAAGAGCTGGTTTTTTTGAATTTAGCCGCACCCAACCAATTATCGGACGCACCATTAATGCCGACGACACAAAAATAGGCGCGGAGCCAGTGACACTCATCAGTTACCAAGTTTGGCAAAATGAACTCAATGGTGATGAAGATGTGTTATCGAAGACCCTAATACTCAATGGGCAAGTAACTAGCGTCATTGGCGTTATGCCTAAAGGCTATCGTTTTCCAAACAAAGAGCAGCTTTGGTTGCCTCTATCAGATGACGTACTTAATGAAACACCCAAATCGACAGATAGTTATTACGCATTTGGCCGAATTAAACGCTCAGTTAATTTAGCCCAGGCCGAACTAGAGCTTAGCCAAGCAATAAACCGAGTGCATCAAAATAATATCAAGCTATACGATTTACCCGACGTGGATAAAGTAGCAAAGATCATGACCTTTCAAATGGCACAAACGGGTGGGCAAGGTACTGTTGTTTTCGCATTTTTAAATACCGTTTCATGGTTAATCATGTTACTCGCCTGTATCAACGTGGGTAACTTATTATTGGCTAGAGCGGTAGAACGTCAAAAAGAAACCGCTATACGAGCGGCACTGGGAGCTACCACCTTCCGTTTGGTTAGTCAACTCATGTGGGAAGGGATCATCATTTCAATTATTGGCGGCATCTTATCATTGTTGCTTGTGGGAGCGGCATTAGATTATACCGAGATATTACTGCACTCTTGGTTGCCTAGTGGCGGTTCCTTTTGGTGGCATTGGGGCATGGACAGCGAAACCGTGATGATGGCAGTGGTGTTTACTTTAGTCACCATTGTTCTGTCGTCATTACTCCCTGCCTGGCGCTCAGCCAGACAAGACATTAATCTAGCATTAAGAGACGGTACCCGAGGTGCAAAAAGTAAAAAAGCAGGACGCATCTCCAAAATTTTAGTAACAACACAAGTGTTTCTAGTGGCCCTATTAATGCTCATCGGTTCTATTTCAGGGTTTATTGCACATAAGTTCATTAATTTGGAGTTAGGTGATGATTATACTGACGTTATCACTGCACGTATGACTATTCCTGAGAACAAATACTCTCAGCCTGAACAGCAAACGGCGCTAATTCAAACATTAATGGAACAAGTAAAACAGCACCCTCAAGTGACTAATGTTGTTACTAATAATTGGATAGGCTCAATGAAGTTAACCATCACAGGGCTTGATTACGGCGCGGAAGAAGACAAGCCGTTGGTTGATACCATCAGTGTGATCGGTGAAACGTCTACAGTCGGTGTAAACTTAGTGGCTGGTCGCCAGTTTTCAAGGCTCGATAAGTTGGGCAGTCGCAAAACAGCAATCATCAGTCAGTCAATGGCAAATAGATATTGGCCCGGCGAGTCACCGTTAGAAAAGGACTTTACTATTACGATAGACGATAAAGATGAGCAGTTGTATATCGTTGGTGTTGTTACCGATCGAATGAATCCAAGCACCTTATTTAGCAAACTAGACAGTGCAGACGAGATATACGTGTCTGGCTTACAATTCGCCAGTACATTTCAAATTTTTTATTATCATGTTTTGCCCAACGCCAAAAACGTTGAAGAGATATTTTATCAAGCCATGTTCAAAGTCGATCGGAATATCGAATTAACGTTTCAAGTACAACCGGCGATTAATAACCGAAATAAAATGCGAGAGTCGATGAAATTACTATCCAATATTACCTTTGGTACTGGGTTTATCGCGCTGTTATTGGCAATGGTTGGTATTTATGGCTTAACTGCAAATGCAGTCGCCCAACGTACTCATGAAGTTGGCATTAGACGCGCTGTAGGTGCAAGCGATAGGGACATTATCTACATGTTCTTAAAGCAAGGCGCTAGACAGCTCATCATTGGTCTAGGACTCGCTTTGGTCATATTTGCATTGCTGGCGTATGGCTTTCATAATTTTACCCTAGGGCTTTTCCCTGTGTCTTTCTACTTTATATTGGCGATTGGCGTGGTTACCGCCTTGTCTGTGGTTGTGATGTTTGCCATTTTTATGCCTACCACGCGAGCAGTCAAGATGGAGCCTAGTTTAGCATTAAGGTACGAGTAA
- a CDS encoding FadR/GntR family transcriptional regulator encodes MQPSHLNLTQQVVHELGKKIMQGKYKIGDSLPSEADLCTEFNISRTATREAVKMLTAKGLISSRPRQGIKVVDSKHWNLFDVDVLNWILLGKPDLYLLRHFLQLRLAIEPEAAFLAAQYAQEADLKAIEEALLRMKDATNGQDDTHEADIEFHQSVLTASNNPFFIQLINFITTALKVNIRFTNRMIPVTMEEYQAHVDIFEHIKNKEAQAAFDAALLTQKATVAIVNAQISEMENKTS; translated from the coding sequence ATGCAGCCATCACACCTTAATTTAACCCAACAAGTTGTACATGAATTGGGTAAAAAGATAATGCAGGGTAAATACAAAATTGGTGATAGCCTGCCATCTGAAGCTGACCTGTGTACAGAGTTTAATATTAGTCGCACGGCAACGCGTGAAGCGGTTAAAATGTTAACAGCGAAAGGACTGATCAGTTCTCGCCCGAGACAAGGTATCAAAGTTGTTGATTCTAAACATTGGAATCTGTTTGATGTAGATGTTCTAAATTGGATACTCCTTGGTAAGCCCGATTTATACTTACTACGACATTTTTTACAATTGCGACTAGCGATTGAGCCGGAAGCCGCGTTTTTAGCAGCGCAATATGCACAAGAAGCTGATTTAAAAGCAATTGAAGAAGCATTACTTAGAATGAAAGACGCGACTAATGGTCAAGACGATACGCATGAAGCGGACATAGAGTTTCATCAGAGTGTATTAACGGCAAGTAATAATCCGTTTTTTATTCAATTAATAAATTTCATCACAACGGCACTTAAAGTCAACATAAGGTTCACTAATCGCATGATCCCAGTAACGATGGAAGAGTATCAAGCCCATGTTGATATTTTTGAACATATCAAAAATAAGGAAGCCCAAGCGGCATTTGATGCGGCATTACTGACTCAAAAAGCTACTGTTGCGATTGTAAATGCACAAATTTCCGAGATGGAAAATAAGACATCTTAG
- a CDS encoding ABC transporter ATP-binding protein — protein sequence MTALIELTNISKTFLTEEIETRALNNINITINKGEYLSLSGQSGCGKSTLLSLLGLLDAPTEGRYLINDTDMSGLNRDQRAKIRSEQIGFVFQSFNLISDLTVVENVMLPLTYQSGLSKQAILDKVNEVLEKVQMSHRKNHYPSQLSGGQQQRVAVARALVNDPTIILADEPTGNLDSANAEAVLQLFDQLHQDGATICMVTHDPASAKRASRCLEMFDGRLIADNANPQTKEKLDSPATLAKEIPELVAG from the coding sequence ATGACGGCATTGATTGAACTAACCAATATCAGCAAAACCTTTTTAACGGAAGAAATTGAAACGCGCGCGCTAAATAATATCAACATAACCATCAATAAAGGTGAATATTTATCATTAAGCGGACAGTCAGGTTGTGGCAAGTCAACCTTACTGTCATTACTTGGTTTACTTGACGCACCTACAGAAGGTCGCTACCTAATCAACGATACCGATATGTCGGGATTAAACAGAGATCAAAGGGCAAAAATTAGAAGCGAACAAATTGGATTTGTTTTTCAGTCATTTAATTTGATTTCTGATCTCACGGTTGTTGAAAATGTCATGCTGCCGTTAACTTACCAGTCAGGACTATCAAAACAAGCGATCTTAGATAAGGTGAATGAAGTCTTGGAAAAAGTACAAATGTCCCATCGAAAAAATCACTACCCCTCTCAACTTTCTGGTGGACAACAGCAACGCGTCGCGGTGGCAAGGGCCTTAGTAAATGACCCAACCATTATCCTTGCTGATGAGCCGACAGGTAATTTAGATTCAGCTAACGCTGAAGCAGTGTTGCAGCTCTTTGATCAATTACATCAAGATGGCGCAACCATTTGTATGGTGACTCACGACCCCGCTTCGGCGAAGCGCGCTAGCCGTTGTTTGGAAATGTTCGATGGTAGACTTATTGCCGACAATGCCAACCCACAAACTAAGGAAAAACTCGATAGTCCAGCTACTTTAGCCAAAGAAATACCTGAACTAGTAGCGGGATAG
- a CDS encoding sigma-54-dependent transcriptional regulator, producing MKNKKILIADDDLNIIASLKYILSEENFDIVTVTTPQAVLDNLKQTAVDLVLLDMNFQQDTTSGTEGLQLVEAIRQFDSSLPIIVMTGWATIDIAVDAMQAGAKDFVQKPWNNERIITAISTQLKLAVANKKLKRLSQENSLLKSQNHPKTQDSIIAQSPAMKQLLATLSDLAQSDMSILLTGDNGTGKSMLAAYVHKLSSRADNSFVAVNMGAIPENLFESEMFGHVKGAFTDAKESRIGRFEMAEQGTLFLDELANIPIAQQAKLLRVLEEQQYEVVGSSKVQHADVRIISATNCDLPQAISEQKFRQDLYYRLNTIQLRVPSLSERKEDIVPLANYFLSNFSVKYNVTTPALSEDATKSLQQYSWPGNIRELSHLMEKLLFTCKKPTISARDLLLEDTNISQNRAEKLNLTMEEIEQIALINRLKHYQGNASETAKSLGLSRSGFYRRMSKYGLA from the coding sequence GTGAAAAACAAAAAAATACTGATAGCTGATGATGACTTGAATATTATCGCTAGTTTGAAATATATCTTATCAGAAGAAAATTTCGATATCGTTACCGTAACGACGCCACAAGCGGTGTTAGATAACCTAAAACAAACCGCAGTTGACTTAGTCTTACTGGACATGAATTTTCAACAAGATACCACCTCTGGTACTGAAGGTTTACAACTGGTTGAAGCAATCAGACAATTCGACAGTTCACTGCCCATTATTGTCATGACCGGCTGGGCCACTATAGACATTGCCGTAGATGCAATGCAAGCTGGTGCTAAAGATTTTGTCCAAAAGCCCTGGAACAATGAACGCATAATTACAGCAATTAGTACTCAATTGAAGTTAGCAGTTGCCAATAAAAAACTAAAACGGTTAAGCCAAGAAAACAGTTTGCTAAAATCGCAAAATCATCCAAAAACTCAAGACAGTATTATCGCGCAATCCCCGGCAATGAAACAGTTGCTAGCAACCCTGTCAGATTTGGCTCAAAGCGACATGAGTATATTGCTAACCGGTGATAATGGAACGGGTAAAAGCATGCTTGCTGCTTATGTCCATAAACTTTCTTCAAGAGCAGATAATTCATTTGTTGCCGTGAATATGGGCGCTATCCCTGAAAACCTTTTTGAAAGTGAAATGTTTGGACACGTTAAAGGTGCCTTCACAGATGCCAAGGAAAGCCGCATTGGCCGCTTTGAAATGGCAGAGCAAGGCACATTGTTCTTAGATGAGCTGGCCAATATTCCTATTGCTCAACAAGCAAAATTACTCAGGGTATTAGAAGAGCAACAATACGAAGTGGTCGGCAGCAGCAAAGTACAACATGCAGATGTACGCATAATCTCAGCGACAAACTGCGATTTACCACAAGCGATCAGTGAACAAAAATTTCGCCAAGACTTATATTATCGATTAAACACAATACAATTGCGCGTTCCTTCATTAAGTGAACGTAAAGAAGATATTGTCCCATTAGCTAACTACTTTCTGAGCAATTTTAGCGTTAAATATAATGTAACCACTCCGGCATTAAGCGAAGATGCGACTAAATCATTACAACAATATAGCTGGCCCGGCAATATCAGAGAATTAAGCCATTTGATGGAAAAGCTCCTCTTCACCTGCAAAAAACCTACAATTTCTGCACGTGATTTATTGCTCGAGGATACAAACATTTCCCAAAACAGGGCTGAGAAGTTGAATCTGACCATGGAAGAAATTGAACAGATAGCACTAATCAATCGACTAAAGCACTATCAAGGTAATGCTTCTGAAACAGCAAAATCTTTAGGGTTAAGTAGAAGCGGATTTTATCGACGCATGAGTAAATATGGCTTGGCTTAA
- a CDS encoding sensor histidine kinase — protein sequence MAWLNRFISTLKRKSAQASDHNELAWVICIPSIIITSFSLYKADTSPYLITFIVIVLILLCSFVIINSRQRAEQQIRTLSNILESMIGGDYSLRGRLQTNQAFQELLCLVNSLADTLAQHKIEAKESRQLLEKIMEQMDAMVLAVDEKNCIVMANLSAKKLILSNINEHHNVKLDSFDIGKIIHQSQTGIVDFLHPQLKGEHFLFKETFLSEGKRHQLYLITSAERLLLEKERKAWQSLLRVLSHEMNNSLTPIASVSQSMKQKLKDKTKPLNRTSLHDGVSIINERAESLSTFIASYSQLSHLPQPNKSAFSLLDVLSKIAALFDTKVDFSIDTEPLSLIWIEADKNQLEQVLINLFKNAHEAMQQTAANLLEITCSQEGKYFHLHIHDFGTGIANQSNLFVPFYSTKPQGSGIGLTLCRQIMSNHGGLLNLQNRVDVQGVTATISLPVAAIVNSH from the coding sequence ATGGCTTGGCTTAATCGCTTTATAAGCACATTGAAAAGGAAAAGCGCACAAGCGTCAGATCATAATGAACTGGCTTGGGTTATTTGTATTCCTAGCATTATTATCACCAGCTTTTCGTTGTATAAAGCGGATACCTCACCCTACCTGATCACGTTTATTGTTATTGTTCTAATACTGCTTTGCAGTTTTGTCATCATTAACAGCCGACAACGCGCTGAGCAACAAATAAGAACCTTATCCAATATACTCGAATCAATGATTGGTGGAGATTACTCGTTAAGGGGACGTTTGCAAACCAATCAAGCATTTCAAGAATTACTCTGCTTAGTTAATAGTCTGGCCGACACTCTTGCACAACATAAAATTGAAGCTAAGGAAAGTCGCCAGCTATTAGAAAAAATCATGGAGCAAATGGACGCCATGGTACTAGCCGTTGACGAGAAAAACTGCATTGTTATGGCTAATTTATCAGCTAAGAAGCTGATCTTGAGTAATATCAATGAGCATCACAACGTTAAACTTGACTCATTTGATATAGGCAAAATCATTCATCAGTCTCAAACAGGCATCGTTGATTTTTTGCATCCTCAACTTAAAGGCGAGCATTTTCTTTTTAAAGAAACGTTTTTAAGTGAAGGTAAACGTCATCAGCTCTATTTGATCACTAGCGCAGAACGTTTGTTGCTAGAAAAAGAACGTAAAGCATGGCAAAGCTTGCTCAGGGTATTAAGCCATGAAATGAATAATTCATTGACACCAATAGCCAGTGTTAGCCAGTCCATGAAACAAAAACTCAAGGATAAGACAAAACCATTAAACAGGACATCACTCCATGACGGCGTCAGCATCATTAATGAGCGAGCAGAATCTTTAAGTACTTTTATCGCCAGTTATAGCCAACTGTCCCATTTACCTCAACCTAATAAAAGTGCATTCTCGTTACTTGATGTACTCTCTAAGATTGCAGCCTTATTTGACACAAAAGTTGATTTCTCTATAGACACTGAGCCTTTATCCCTTATTTGGATTGAGGCAGATAAAAATCAATTAGAGCAAGTGCTAATTAATCTATTTAAAAACGCTCATGAAGCAATGCAACAAACTGCTGCTAACTTGTTGGAAATAACTTGCAGCCAAGAAGGCAAATATTTTCACCTCCACATACATGACTTCGGTACAGGCATCGCTAACCAAAGCAACTTATTTGTCCCCTTTTATAGTACAAAACCTCAAGGGAGCGGCATAGGTTTAACCCTTTGTCGGCAAATCATGTCTAATCATGGTGGATTATTGAATCTACAAAACCGTGTTGATGTGCAAGGCGTTACTGCAACAATTTCATTACCAGTCGCCGCAATCGTTAATTCACATTAA
- a CDS encoding efflux RND transporter periplasmic adaptor subunit: MDVVRKSSSAPWWRKYWYVAAISLVIVSLYVVKSILGDASYIVQRNELLTATVEQGNFRVNVRATGVLKPQDIRWVSSQVSGRVEQVFIKAGTHVAKGQILMQLSNPELHRSLEQARWDLAATRAESHASYVALESQLVDLENTVLAANYSYQGAKLKLDAETQLLKQGNGTVSALDYQRSQLTVKQQHQYWQSQIEKVEKMKANLSATKTAHNARLGLLENNHSRIKDQVSALTIKATTDGVVQTVSLELGERAQVGDSVMLIADQRTLFAELQVQEVKVRDIAIDQLVIIDTRTSQISGKVIRIDPAVNGGMVQVDVALTSELPQEARPDLTVDGNIEISNIENALYLKRPAFAPRFSQTNLYKLSSDNQFAQKHLVSLGQSSVNQIQIISGLSAGDHVIISDTSSWQEHNEIMIN; this comes from the coding sequence ATGGATGTCGTACGAAAAAGTAGTTCAGCCCCTTGGTGGCGCAAGTATTGGTATGTAGCCGCCATTAGTTTGGTTATTGTTAGCCTATACGTCGTCAAGAGCATACTTGGTGATGCATCATATATTGTACAAAGAAATGAATTGCTCACAGCCACGGTAGAGCAAGGCAATTTTCGCGTCAATGTGCGAGCAACTGGCGTATTAAAACCACAAGACATACGTTGGGTATCTTCACAAGTTTCAGGACGTGTTGAACAGGTTTTCATTAAAGCTGGCACGCATGTCGCCAAGGGGCAAATTCTGATGCAATTGTCTAACCCTGAATTACATCGTTCACTTGAACAGGCTCGGTGGGATCTAGCTGCAACCAGAGCAGAAAGCCACGCATCTTATGTTGCCCTAGAGTCACAACTTGTCGATCTTGAAAACACAGTATTGGCAGCAAATTACAGTTATCAAGGCGCCAAACTAAAACTTGATGCGGAAACCCAATTACTTAAACAAGGAAATGGCACGGTGTCAGCACTAGATTATCAACGTAGTCAACTGACAGTTAAACAACAACACCAATACTGGCAATCTCAGATAGAAAAAGTCGAGAAGATGAAAGCTAACCTTTCAGCTACAAAAACGGCTCATAATGCTCGCCTTGGCCTATTAGAAAACAATCACTCACGCATTAAAGATCAGGTAAGTGCCTTGACGATAAAAGCTACAACAGACGGCGTAGTACAAACCGTATCACTTGAGTTAGGTGAAAGAGCACAAGTCGGTGATAGTGTCATGTTAATCGCAGATCAACGTACGTTATTTGCCGAGCTTCAAGTTCAAGAAGTTAAAGTGAGAGACATTGCTATAGATCAATTAGTAATTATTGATACTCGAACAAGCCAAATATCTGGCAAAGTGATCCGAATTGATCCTGCCGTGAATGGCGGAATGGTACAAGTTGATGTAGCGCTAACGAGCGAATTACCACAAGAAGCACGCCCAGATCTAACTGTCGACGGTAACATCGAAATCAGTAACATTGAAAACGCGCTGTATCTGAAGCGCCCTGCTTTTGCACCTCGTTTTAGTCAGACTAACTTGTACAAACTGTCCAGTGACAATCAATTCGCCCAAAAGCATCTTGTTAGCTTAGGACAAAGTTCGGTCAACCAAATTCAAATAATTTCAGGATTAAGTGCTGGTGATCACGTGATCATCTCAGACACCTCTAGTTGGCAAGAACATAACGAAATAATGATTAACTGA